A region from the Manihot esculenta cultivar AM560-2 chromosome 13, M.esculenta_v8, whole genome shotgun sequence genome encodes:
- the LOC110629783 gene encoding protein SIEVE ELEMENT OCCLUSION B isoform X1: MAIVPHKLSNPRSERHMFSSSDDNAMMKQIQATHAPDGREFSVRPLLNLVEDIFQQAAPTGLATIVHQQVGAQHAQLEAMDDKALQNGSHEMLEVLSYTINKISCEISCKCSGGGDAHATTLAIFHLLSSYSWDAKVVLALSAFAVNYGEFWLVAQLYLTNPLAKGIALLKQLPDIIERSAVLKPKFEALNNLIRATLDVAKCIVEFKELPSQYISPDAPEMLSATAHIPTAVYWTVRSIVACATQIIGLTGTGHEHIASTTEAWELSSLAHKVRSIHEHLMAQLTRCYHHIDEKRHLEAYQTLVRLFETIHIDNIKILRALIYAKDDQLPLFVGAKKERASLDVLRRKNVLLYISELELQYEELEMLRQIYEETRQHPTRAESQFEVVWLPVVNRSTPWNDEKQKQFESLRSMMPWYSVFHPSLLDPAVVRYIKEVWHFNKKPLLVVLDPQGKVVNPNAIHMIWIWGSTAFPFTSNREESLWKEETWRIELLADTVDPNIPAWIEGQKHICLYGGEDMDWIRKFTKTADAVARAANIQLEMLYVGKSNPRDKVRKNNSTIQAEKLSHILPDLTMIWFFWVRLESMWHSKVQHNRTVENDLIMQEIVTMLSFDGSEHGWAVISRGSGLQGHMAKAKGTDILECFEDFQSWNHIATEKGFVPALNDYLHGHHNPLHCNRLILPGTTGTIPERVVCAECNRPMEKFIMYRCCTD, translated from the exons ATGGCAATTGTACCTCACAAGCTATCAAACCCGCGAAGCGAACGCCATATGTTTTCTTCATCAGATGACAATGCAATGATGAAGCAAATTCAGGCCACTCATGCTCCTGATGGCCGTGAATTTTCTGTTAGACCTCTTCTTAATCTTGTTGAAGACATTTTCCAACAAGCTGCACCCACTGGCTTGGCTACCATTGTTCATCAACAAGTG GGAGCTCAGCATGCACAACTTGAGGCAATGGATGATAAGGCTCTCCAAAATGGCTCTCATGAAATGTTGGAAGTCTTGTCATACACAATCAACAAAATTTCCTGCGAG ATATCCTGCAAGTGCTCTGGTGGTGGGGACGCACATGCTACCACATTGGCAATATTTCACTTGCTATCAAGCTACTCATGGGATGCAAAGGTGGTGCTAGCCTTATCAGCATTCGCAGTAAACTATGGCGAATTCTGGCTTGTTGCCCAGCTTTACCTTACAAATCCACTGGCCAAAGGAATTGCACTCCTTAAGCAATTGCCAGATATAATCGAACGTTCTGCTGTTTTGAAACCGAAGTTTGAGGCACTCAACAACCTTATCAGGGCTACTTTGGATGTTGCCAAATGCATTGTTGAATTCAAGGAGCTTCCATCTCAGTACATCTCTCCTGATGCACCAGAAATGTTATCTGCTACTGCTCATATCCCAACTGCTGTTTACTGGACCGTCAGGAGTATTGTGGCTTGTGCTACACAAATTATTGGCCTCACTGGGACGGGCCATGA GCATATAGCATCGACGACCGAAGCATGGGAACTATCAAGTTTGGCTCACAAGGTCAGAAGCATTCATGAGCATCTCATGGCGCAACTCACTCGTTGTTATCATCATATAG ATGAGAAAAGGCACCTTGAAGCATATCAAACACTCGTTCGCCTGTTCGAAACTATCCACATCGATAACATAAAGATTCTCAGGGCTCTGATTTATGCCAAGGATGATCAACTACCACTCTTTGTTGGTGCCAAGAAAGAAAGG GCTAGCCTTGATGTGCTAAGGAGGAAGAATGTGCTGCTATATATCTCAGAACTTGAACTACAATATGAAGAGCTTGAAATGCTTAGACAAATATATGAGGAGACTCGGCAGCATCCAACAAGAGCAGAGAGCCAATTTGAGGTAGTCTGGCTCCCTGTTGTCAACCGATCAACCCCATGGAATGATGAGAAGCAAAAGCAATTTGAGAGTCTTCGATCAATGATGCCATGGTACTCAGTGTTTCACCCTTCACTGCTTGATCCAGCAGTCGTCAGATACATCAAGGAGGTGTGGCACTTCAACAAGAAGCCCTTGCTCGTGGTCTTGGATCCACAAGGAAAAGTAGTGAATCCTAATGCTATCCATATGATTTGGATTTGGGGAAGCACAGCTTTCCCATTCACCAGCAACAGGGAGGAATCACTCTGGAAAGAAGAAACCTGGAGAATTGAGTTACTGGCAGATACAGTTGATCCAAATATCCCTGCCTGG ATAGAAGGACAGAAGCACATATGCTTGTATGGTGGAGAGGACATGGATTGGATCCGCAAATTCACGAAAACAGCTGATGCAGTTGCACGAGCTGCCAACATTCAATTAGAGATGCTTTATGTAGGTAAGAGCAATCCAAGGGATAAAGTCAGAAAAAACAATTCAACTATTCAAGCAGAAAAGTTGAGCCATATATTGCCAGACCTTACAATGATCTGGTTCTTCTGGGTGAGGCTAGAGAGCATGTGGCACTCCAAAGTGCAACATAACAGAACTGTAGAAAATGACTTAATAATGCAGGAGATTGTGACCATGCTCAGCTTCGATGGAAGTGAACATGGCTGGGCTGTGATCAGTAGAGGATCAGGGCTTCAGGGTCATATGGCAAAGGCAAAAGGGACTGATATTTTGGAGTGTTTTGAAGACTTCCAATCATGGAATCACATTGCAACTGAAAAGGGATTTGTGCCTGCACTTAATGATTATCTCCATGGACACCATAACCCACTGCACTGTAACAGGTTGATTCTACCAGGGACTACAGGAACCATACCTGAGAGGGTGGTGTGTGCTGAATGCAACCGCCCCATGGAGAAGTTCATCATGTACCGCTGCTGCACTGATTAG
- the LOC110629783 gene encoding protein SIEVE ELEMENT OCCLUSION B isoform X2 → MAIVPHKLSNPRSERHMFSSSDDNAMMKQIQATHAPDGREFSVRPLLNLVEDIFQQAAPTGLATIVHQQVHAQLEAMDDKALQNGSHEMLEVLSYTINKISCEISCKCSGGGDAHATTLAIFHLLSSYSWDAKVVLALSAFAVNYGEFWLVAQLYLTNPLAKGIALLKQLPDIIERSAVLKPKFEALNNLIRATLDVAKCIVEFKELPSQYISPDAPEMLSATAHIPTAVYWTVRSIVACATQIIGLTGTGHEHIASTTEAWELSSLAHKVRSIHEHLMAQLTRCYHHIDEKRHLEAYQTLVRLFETIHIDNIKILRALIYAKDDQLPLFVGAKKERASLDVLRRKNVLLYISELELQYEELEMLRQIYEETRQHPTRAESQFEVVWLPVVNRSTPWNDEKQKQFESLRSMMPWYSVFHPSLLDPAVVRYIKEVWHFNKKPLLVVLDPQGKVVNPNAIHMIWIWGSTAFPFTSNREESLWKEETWRIELLADTVDPNIPAWIEGQKHICLYGGEDMDWIRKFTKTADAVARAANIQLEMLYVGKSNPRDKVRKNNSTIQAEKLSHILPDLTMIWFFWVRLESMWHSKVQHNRTVENDLIMQEIVTMLSFDGSEHGWAVISRGSGLQGHMAKAKGTDILECFEDFQSWNHIATEKGFVPALNDYLHGHHNPLHCNRLILPGTTGTIPERVVCAECNRPMEKFIMYRCCTD, encoded by the exons ATGGCAATTGTACCTCACAAGCTATCAAACCCGCGAAGCGAACGCCATATGTTTTCTTCATCAGATGACAATGCAATGATGAAGCAAATTCAGGCCACTCATGCTCCTGATGGCCGTGAATTTTCTGTTAGACCTCTTCTTAATCTTGTTGAAGACATTTTCCAACAAGCTGCACCCACTGGCTTGGCTACCATTGTTCATCAACAAGTG CATGCACAACTTGAGGCAATGGATGATAAGGCTCTCCAAAATGGCTCTCATGAAATGTTGGAAGTCTTGTCATACACAATCAACAAAATTTCCTGCGAG ATATCCTGCAAGTGCTCTGGTGGTGGGGACGCACATGCTACCACATTGGCAATATTTCACTTGCTATCAAGCTACTCATGGGATGCAAAGGTGGTGCTAGCCTTATCAGCATTCGCAGTAAACTATGGCGAATTCTGGCTTGTTGCCCAGCTTTACCTTACAAATCCACTGGCCAAAGGAATTGCACTCCTTAAGCAATTGCCAGATATAATCGAACGTTCTGCTGTTTTGAAACCGAAGTTTGAGGCACTCAACAACCTTATCAGGGCTACTTTGGATGTTGCCAAATGCATTGTTGAATTCAAGGAGCTTCCATCTCAGTACATCTCTCCTGATGCACCAGAAATGTTATCTGCTACTGCTCATATCCCAACTGCTGTTTACTGGACCGTCAGGAGTATTGTGGCTTGTGCTACACAAATTATTGGCCTCACTGGGACGGGCCATGA GCATATAGCATCGACGACCGAAGCATGGGAACTATCAAGTTTGGCTCACAAGGTCAGAAGCATTCATGAGCATCTCATGGCGCAACTCACTCGTTGTTATCATCATATAG ATGAGAAAAGGCACCTTGAAGCATATCAAACACTCGTTCGCCTGTTCGAAACTATCCACATCGATAACATAAAGATTCTCAGGGCTCTGATTTATGCCAAGGATGATCAACTACCACTCTTTGTTGGTGCCAAGAAAGAAAGG GCTAGCCTTGATGTGCTAAGGAGGAAGAATGTGCTGCTATATATCTCAGAACTTGAACTACAATATGAAGAGCTTGAAATGCTTAGACAAATATATGAGGAGACTCGGCAGCATCCAACAAGAGCAGAGAGCCAATTTGAGGTAGTCTGGCTCCCTGTTGTCAACCGATCAACCCCATGGAATGATGAGAAGCAAAAGCAATTTGAGAGTCTTCGATCAATGATGCCATGGTACTCAGTGTTTCACCCTTCACTGCTTGATCCAGCAGTCGTCAGATACATCAAGGAGGTGTGGCACTTCAACAAGAAGCCCTTGCTCGTGGTCTTGGATCCACAAGGAAAAGTAGTGAATCCTAATGCTATCCATATGATTTGGATTTGGGGAAGCACAGCTTTCCCATTCACCAGCAACAGGGAGGAATCACTCTGGAAAGAAGAAACCTGGAGAATTGAGTTACTGGCAGATACAGTTGATCCAAATATCCCTGCCTGG ATAGAAGGACAGAAGCACATATGCTTGTATGGTGGAGAGGACATGGATTGGATCCGCAAATTCACGAAAACAGCTGATGCAGTTGCACGAGCTGCCAACATTCAATTAGAGATGCTTTATGTAGGTAAGAGCAATCCAAGGGATAAAGTCAGAAAAAACAATTCAACTATTCAAGCAGAAAAGTTGAGCCATATATTGCCAGACCTTACAATGATCTGGTTCTTCTGGGTGAGGCTAGAGAGCATGTGGCACTCCAAAGTGCAACATAACAGAACTGTAGAAAATGACTTAATAATGCAGGAGATTGTGACCATGCTCAGCTTCGATGGAAGTGAACATGGCTGGGCTGTGATCAGTAGAGGATCAGGGCTTCAGGGTCATATGGCAAAGGCAAAAGGGACTGATATTTTGGAGTGTTTTGAAGACTTCCAATCATGGAATCACATTGCAACTGAAAAGGGATTTGTGCCTGCACTTAATGATTATCTCCATGGACACCATAACCCACTGCACTGTAACAGGTTGATTCTACCAGGGACTACAGGAACCATACCTGAGAGGGTGGTGTGTGCTGAATGCAACCGCCCCATGGAGAAGTTCATCATGTACCGCTGCTGCACTGATTAG
- the LOC110629787 gene encoding cytochrome P450 86B1, which translates to MTKGPRILTQTETTMARNIFFSAMEWVYAYSSFWDVALALMGLFVFSCIRERLTNKGPMLWPVLGVIPTMFLHINDTLSFATGALINSGGTFRYRGVWMGGSHGVMTADPVNIEYMLKTNFNNFPKGKYYRDRFQDLLGDGIFNADDELWKDQRRTAKTEMHSSRFFAHSYQTMQDLVHLKLLRLTEKLVKCGDSFDLQEILLRFTFDNICIAAFGVDPGCLNLDLPQVPFAKAFEEATELTLFRFLMPPFIWKSMKFLGIGYEKKLSAAIKTVHEFAEETVKDRQHELIKLGNLNDHSDLLSRLMDIEYNEKGKNKQLQFSDKYFRDFCVSFILAGRDTTSVALAWFFWLVHNNPEVENNILREINEILGHRMCEKEDDDIVFTVEELKNMVYLQAALSESMRLYPSVPTEMKEVIEDDVLPDGSTLKKGARVLYCIFSMARMEAIWGKDCVEFKPERWIKEGKFVSENQFKYAVFNAGPRLCLGKKFAYMQMKMVAASILLRYSVKVVEGHDVAPKMTTTLYMKNGLLVTLKPRLLPAVHFTA; encoded by the coding sequence ATGACCAAGGGCCCAAGAATTCTAACACAAACAGAAACAACCATGGCAAGAAATATTTTCTTCTCTGCAATGGAATGGGTGTATGCTTACTCATCATTTTGGGATGTAGCTCTAGCGTTGATGGGACTCTTTGTTTTCAGTTGTATACGTGAAAGACTCACTAATAAAGGCCCTATGCTATGGCCTGTGTTGGGTGTCATACCCACCATGTTCCTCCACATCAATGACACGCTCAGTTTCGCCACCGGAGCTCTGATCAACTCCGGTGGAACATTCCGGTACAGGGGTGTCTGGATGGGAGGGAGCCATGGTGTCATGACAGCTGATCCTGTCAATATTGAGTATATGCTTAAGACAAATTTCAACAACTTCCCTAAAGGAAAGTACTACAGAGACAGGTTTCAGGATTTGCTTGGTGATGGTATTTTCAATGCTGATGATGAACTGTGGAAGGATCAGAGACGAACTGCGAAAACTGAGATGCATTCGAGCCGGTTCTTTGCTCATTCGTATCAAACTATGCAAGATCTTGTACACCTGAAGTTGTTGAGACTAACAGAGAAGCTGGTGAAGTGTGGAGATAGTTTTGATCTCCAAGAAATTCTGCTTCGTTTTACATTTGATAATATTTGCATAGCCGCTTTTGGAGTTGATCCAGGGTGTTTAAACTTGGATTTACCTCAAGTTCCCTTTGCAAAAGCTTTTGAAGAAGCAACAGAATTAACTTTGTTCAGATTCTTGATGCCACCTTTCATCTGGAAATCCATGAAGTTTTTAGGAATAGGATATGAGAAGAAGCTCAGTGCAGCTATTAAAACCGTACATGAATTTGCTGAGGAGACAGTGAAGGATCGACAGCACGAATTAATCAAGCTTGGTAACTTAAATGATCACTCTGATCTCTTGTCCAGGCTCATGGACATTGAATACAATGAAAAAGGCAAGAACAAGCAGCTTCAATTCTCAGACAAGTATTTTAGAGATTTCTGTGTAAGTTTCATCCTTGCAGGAAGAGACACAACTTCTGTGGCCTTGGCATGGTTTTTCTGGTTAGTACACAACAACCCAGAAGTGGAAAACAATATTCTAAGAGAAATCAACGAGATTTTAGGTCATCGAATGTGCGAAAAAGAAGATGATGACATTGTTTTCACAGTGGAAGAATTGAAGAACATGGTCTATCTCCAAGCTGCATTATCCGAATCCATGAGGCTCTACCCATCTGTTCCAACAGAAATGAAAGAAGTCATAGAAGATGATGTGCTTCCTGATGGCTCTACACTTAAAAAGGGAGCCAGGGTTCTGTATTGCATCTTCTCAATGGCTAGAATGGAGGCTATATGGGGGAAAGATTGCGTGGAGTTCAAGCCAGAGAGGTGGATTAAAGAGGGGAAATTTGTGAGTGAAAATCAGTTCAAATATGCAGTGTTTAATGCTGGTCCCAGGTTGTGCTTGGGGAAGAAATTTGCATACATGCAGATGAAGATGGTGGCTGCTTCAATCCTGTTGAGATATTCTGTTAAGGTAGTTGAAGGACATGATGTTGCTCCAAAGATGACAACTACACTATATATGAAGAATGGTTTGTTGGTGACTCTCAAGCCTAGATTGCTGCCTGCTGTGCACTTTACAGCATAA
- the LOC110629786 gene encoding glycosyl hydrolase 5 family protein — translation MGKLSFFSILSILSISITLSTVPPPTAALPLSTSSRWIVDENGQRVKLACVNWVSHLEAVVAEGLSKQPMDEIAKKILSMGFNCVRLTWPLFLVTNDSYASVTVRQSFQGLGLVESISGILANNPSIVDLPLIKAYQAVVSSLGDNNVMVILDNHVSKPGWCCSNFDGNGFFGDTYFNPDQWIKGLTQMATIFNGVPNVVGMSLRNELRGQKQNVNDWYRYMEKGAEAVHSANPDVLVILSGLSYDTDLSFLRSRPVNLTFTGKVVFEVHWYGFSDGQAWKNGNPNQVCGRVVNNLMRKSGFLLDQGWPLFLSEFGVDQRGTNVNDNRYLGCFLGVAAELDLDWALWTLVGSYYLREGVVGLNEFYGLLNWNWCDIRNSSFLQQISALQSPFQGPGLSDANSHKVIFHSATGLCVIRKSLMEPLRLGSCTDSEAWRYTPQKTLSIKGTYFCLQADDLGKPAKLGVICTDSSSKWDIISDSNMHLSSKIANGTTACLDVDFNNNIVVNTCKCLSRDNTCDPGSQWFKLVNSTRSSTMGAKPSSLMSSIFDLESPVKDVLGLA, via the exons ATGGGGAAGCTCTCTTTCTTCTCCATTCTTTCCATCCTCTCCATCTCCATAACCTTATCCACAGTGCCACCGCCAACCGCTGCTCTGCCTCTCTCCACCAGCTCACGGTGGATCGTGGACGAGAACGGCCAAAGAGTGAAGCTAGCATGCGTTAACTGGGTGTCGCATCTGGAGGCGGTGGTGGCTGAGGGGCTGAGCAAACAACCAATGGACGAGATTGCGAAGAAGATATTGTCAATGGGATTCAATTGTGTGAGACTGACTTGGCCGCTGTTCTTGGTCACCAATGATAGCTATGCTTCTGTTACAGTGAGACAATCTTTTCAAGGACTTGGTTTGGTTGAATCCATTTCTGGTATACTGGCTAATAATCCCTCCATCGTTGATCTTCCTCTCATCAAGGCTTACCag GCAGTGGTGTCTAGTCTTGGAGACAATAATGTGATGGTGATACTAGACAATCACGTAAGCAAGCCTGGCTGGTGTTGCAGTAACTTCGACGGCAATGGCTTCTTCGGCGACACCTACTTCAATCCAGATCAATGGATCAAGGGCTTAACCCAAATGGCCACCATTTTCAATGGTGTCCCTAATGTTGTCGGCATGAGCCTCAGGAATGAGCTTCGAGGCCAGAAACAGAATGTAAACGACTGGTACAG GTACATGGAAAAAGGAGCTGAAGCAGTGCATTCAGCAAACCCAGATGTCCTTGTGATTCTATCTGGGTTAAGCTACGACACAGACTTGTCATTCCTGCGCAGCCGTCCGGTGAACTTGACGTTCACCGGAAAAGTAGTGTTTGAAGTACATTGGTATGGGTTTTCAGATGGGCAGGCATGGAAAAATGGGAACCCCAATCAAGTGTGTGGAAGAGTGGTGAATAATTTGATGAGAAAATCAGGATTTTTGTTAGATCAAGGGTGGCCATTGTTTCTGAGCGAATTTGGAGTGGATCAAAGAGGCACAAATGTGAATGATAATAGGTACTTGGGTTGCTTTCTGGGTGTGGCAGCTGAACTTGACTTGGATTGGGCTTTGTGGACACTTGTTGGCAGCTATTATCTAAGGGAAGGTGTGGTGGGGTTGAATGAATTCTATGGGTTGTTGAATTGGAACTGGTGTGATATCAGGAATTCAAGCTTCTTGCAGCAAATATCTGCCCTCCAATCTCCTTTCCAAG GACCAGGTCTGTCAGATGCTAACTCACACAAAGTGATTTTCCACTCAGCAACAGGTCTCTGTGTCATAAGGAAATCATTGATGGAGCCATTGAGGTTGGGGTCCTGCACTGATTCTGAAGCTTGGAGATACACACCCCAGAAGACTTTATCCATTAAGGGGACATATTTCTGCTTACAAGCAgatgatttgggcaaaccaGCAAAGCTTGGAGTGATTTGCACAGACAGTAGTTCAAAATGGGATATTATCTCAGATTCTAACATGCATCTTTCGTCTAAGATTGCCAATGGCACAACAGCTTGCCTAGATGTGGACTTCAACAACAACATTGTTGTAAATACTTGCAAGTGTTTGAGTAGAGATAATACCTGCGACCCAGGAAGCCAATGGTTCAAATTGGTGAACAGTACAAGAAGCTCAACCATGGGAGCAAAACCCTCTAGTTTAATGAGTTCAATCTTTGATTTAGAGTCACCAGTGAAAGATGTTTTGGGCTTAGCATGA
- the LOC110629785 gene encoding protein GLE1, with the protein MGAFKLEIPCPTKVLEIAADPEPDWSFNALLSELKSLEKKLDVSYKTQSRGLPKWRSVERRPVAFTMRISDDEMEDSESEAEEDHGPSSVVVTRFNCDNIYVSDSDDSVSELALDGQSYLMDEVGLVEGALSELSPQLQIKENIRNQISELEVELMRESGKSHSAFTRIQKYMQARKESDRKFDTQYQRKIAEALDNHLTAIQRDHELKSQIEERRIRSDAAHEEAKRKEKALQEERMRQERAKAEAEAKRKAEEAKMAVLEAERKTAQEAAEKEAAEASKRVASVVPQGDASGQVNVSSVNKNLLSQGPGSNRTDKSESAADIVRAAESALNLEQGRLQKLKKLEEENQALKLSSNVDFSNSERHIARLIRQIRGTQENVRTKSSELIKIFKNPSCPQAISVATFARKVASHCEIPDNAAFACGHVIVLVTSQVPHAMDLLLAEFHRACIYTVPKHVVYLKSAFGSKEAYFKTIGYQEHDGKIESTGDYLKRLESYMKLYGALVQTEIQGIQNTHGPKEGWAWLARFLNTLPANIYTAVALKAFLQTAGFVLFRKYKSQFRKMLNIISNDFLKALKEREDPKLKAVIIEIESYIEDTKFLQEPEGWSLQSSLLSSVMVPDSEPSRGYYYY; encoded by the exons AT GGGAGCTTTTAAATTGGAAATTCCCTGTCCAACGAAAGTTCTTGAGATCGCAGCAGACCCTGAGCCTGATTGGAGTTTTAACGCTCTGTTATCAGAGCTCAAGTCACTTGAAAAGAAGCTCGATGTCTCCTATAAAACCCAATCTCG AGGCCTTCCAAAGTGGAGGAGTGTGGAAAGGAGGCCTGTGGCATTTACAATGCGCATTTCTGATGATGAGATGGAGGATTCCGAAAGTGAAGCTGAAGAGGATCATGGGCCAAGTTCGGTGGTGGTGACACGGTTTAATTGTGATAATATTTATGTTAG TGATAGTGATGACTCTGTTTCTGAGTTAGCTCTCGATGGACAATCCTATTTAATGGATGAAGTAGGGTTAGTGGAAGGTGCCCTATCTGAGCTAAGCCCTCAGCTTCAAATTAAG GAGAATATTAGAAACCAAATCTCAGAATTAGAGGTAGAGTTAATGAGAGAAAGTGGAAAATCTCATTCAGCCTTCACTCGAATTCAGAAGTATATGCAGGCAAGAAAGGAATCAGACCGAAAATTTGATACCCAATATCAGCGTAAAAT TGCTGAAGCATTGGATAATCACTTAACTGCAATCCAGCGGGATCATGAACTCAAATCACAAatagaagaaagaagaataagaagtgaTGCAGCCCATGAAGAGgctaaaagaaaggaaaaggctTTGCAAGAAGAAAGAATGCGTCAAGAGAGAGCTAAAGCAGAAGCAGAG gCTAAACGTAAAGCTGAGGAAGCTAAAATGGCTGTTCTAGAAGCGGAGAGAAAAACAGCACAGGAAGCTGCTGAAAAGGAAGCTGCTGAAGCCTCAAAAAGGGTAGCTTCTGTAGTCCCACAAGGCGATGCTTCTGGACAAGTAAATGTTAGTTCAGTAAATAAGAATCTTCTTTCCCAAGGACCTGGATCCAATAGAACTGATAAATCAGAATCAGCAG CTGACATTGTGAGAGCGGCAGAAAGTGCTTTGAATCTAGAGCAAGGAAGACTACAGAAGCTTAAAAAGTTGGAGGAAGAGAACCAGGCTCTGAAATTGAGCTCTAATGTG GATTTCAGCAACAGTGAAAGGCATATTGCTAGGTTGATAAGACAAATAAGGGGGACACAAGAGAATGTTAG AACAAAATCAAGTgaacttattaaaattttcaagaatCCTTCATGTCCTCAGGCTATCAGCGTTGCAACCTTTGCAAGGAAG GTTGCTTCCCACTGTGAAATTCCTGATAATGCTGCTTTTGCATGTGGCCATGTCATTGTTCTTGTTACCTCACAG GTCCCACATGCTATGGATCTTCTTCTGGCCGAGTTCCATAGAGCTTGCATCTATACTGTCCCAAAGCATGTAGTATACTTGAAG TCAGCATTTGGATCAAAAGAGGCCTACTTCAAAACCATTGGATATCAAGAACATGATGGGAAGATTGAAAGCACAGGAGATTATTTGAAACGATTGGAATCCTACATGAAACTATATGGCGCTCTGGTTCAG ACAGAAATCCAGGGAATCCAGAACACTCATGGTccaaaagaaggctgggcatGGCTTGCAAGGTTCTTGAATACTCTCCCAGCAAATATATATACTGCTGTTGCATTGAAGGCATTCCTGCAA ACAGCAGGGTTTGTTCTCTTCAGAAAATACAAATCCCAGTTTAGGAAGATGCTGAACATTATCTCAAATGACTTTCTGAAGGCACTGAAAGAACGCGAAGATCCAAAGCTGAAAGCAGTAATAATAGAGATTGAATCCTACATAGAAGACACTAAGTTCCTTCAGGAACCTGAAGGATGGAGTTTGCAGAGTTCATTGCTATCAAGTGTTATGGTGCCCGACTCAGAACCAAGTAGAGGTTACTACTATTATTGA